One Triticum dicoccoides isolate Atlit2015 ecotype Zavitan chromosome 4B, WEW_v2.0, whole genome shotgun sequence genomic window carries:
- the LOC119292022 gene encoding 60S ribosomal protein L21-2-like — translation MPAGHGLRSRTRDLFARPFRKKGYIPLTTYLRTYKVGEHVDVKVNGAVHKGMPHKFYHGRTGRVWNVTKRAIGVEINKQVGNRIIKKRIHVRVEHVQPSRCNEEFLQRKLNNDKLKAEAKARGEVISTKRQPAGPKPGFMVEGTTIETVTPIPYDVVNDLKGGY, via the exons atgccGGCGGGGCACGGGCTGCGGTCGCGGACGCGCGACCTGTTCGCGCGGCCCTTCCGTAAGAAGGGGTACATCCCGCTCACCACCTACCTGCGCACCTACAAGGTCGGGGAGCACGTCGACGTCAAGGTGAACGGCGCCGTCCACAAGGGCATGCCGCACAAGTTCTACCACGGCCGCACCGGCCGCGTCTGGAACGTCACCAAGCGCGCCATCGGCGTCGAGATCAACAAGCAG GTCGGCAACAGGATCATCAAGAAGAGGATCCATGTGCGTGTGGAGCACGTGCAGCCATCCAGGTGCAACGAGGAGTTCCTCCAGAGGAAACTCAACAATGACAAGCTGAAGGCGGAGGCCAAGGCGCGTGGCGAGGTCATCAGCACGAAGAGGCAGCCAGCAGGGCCCAAGCCTGGGTTCATGGTGGAGGGCACCACCATCGAGACGGTCACCCCCATCCCGTATGACGTCGTCAACGATCTCAAGGGTGGTTACTAG